Proteins from a genomic interval of Orbaceae bacterium lpD02:
- the fdxH gene encoding formate dehydrogenase subunit beta, which produces MSLQTQDIIRRSATNKLTPAPQARDFQQEVAKLIDVTTCIGCKACQVACSEWNDLRAEIGINVGVYDNPADLGPKTWTLMRFSEVEVNGLFEWLIRKDGCMHCSDPGCLKACPAEGAIIQYANGIVDFQSEQCIGCGYCVAGCPFNIPRISKEDNHAYKCTLCSDRVAVGQEPACVKSCPTGAIHFGTKEEMIYRANGRIKDLQTRGFENAGLYNPEGVGGTHVMYVLHHAEQPNLYHGLAKNPQISEVVKFWKGAWKPLSAAAFIATFAGLVFHYMAVGPVEVDEDDIEHEKEFDKEARKQFIADKKREKTTEENRHE; this is translated from the coding sequence ATGTCATTACAAACCCAAGATATTATCAGGCGTTCTGCTACTAACAAGCTAACGCCGGCCCCACAAGCGAGAGACTTTCAGCAAGAAGTAGCAAAACTTATCGATGTTACGACCTGTATTGGTTGTAAAGCTTGCCAAGTTGCTTGTAGTGAATGGAATGATCTACGTGCTGAAATCGGTATCAATGTTGGTGTTTATGATAATCCTGCTGATTTAGGACCAAAAACATGGACACTGATGCGTTTTTCCGAAGTTGAAGTAAACGGTCTTTTTGAATGGCTAATTCGTAAAGATGGTTGCATGCATTGTAGCGATCCTGGTTGTTTAAAAGCTTGCCCAGCTGAAGGGGCGATTATTCAATATGCGAATGGTATTGTCGATTTTCAGTCAGAACAGTGTATTGGTTGTGGTTATTGCGTTGCTGGCTGCCCATTTAATATTCCTCGAATAAGTAAAGAAGACAACCATGCTTACAAATGTACTTTATGTTCAGATCGTGTTGCTGTTGGGCAAGAGCCTGCATGTGTTAAAAGCTGCCCAACAGGAGCTATCCATTTTGGTACCAAAGAAGAAATGATCTATCGCGCTAATGGGCGTATTAAGGATTTACAAACTCGCGGGTTTGAAAATGCGGGTCTATACAATCCAGAGGGGGTTGGTGGGACTCATGTTATGTACGTCTTACATCATGCTGAGCAACCAAACCTTTACCATGGCTTAGCCAAAAATCCACAAATTAGTGAAGTGGTTAAATTCTGGAAAGGCGCTTGGAAGCCTCTTTCAGCTGCGGCCTTTATTGCTACATTTGCAGGCTTAGTCTTCCATTATATGGCGGTTGGACCAGTTGAAGTCGATGAAGACGATATCGAACATGAAAAAGAGTTTGATAAAGAAGCGCGAAAACAATTTATTGCAGACAAGAAAAGAGAAAAAACGACAGAGGAGAATCGTCATGAATAA
- the fdnG gene encoding formate dehydrogenase-N subunit alpha — MLFNRRQFFKICAGGMAGTTAATLGFAPNVALAQTREYKLLKSKETRNNCTYCSVGCGMLLYSRGDGAKNVVQSIFHVEGDPDHPVSRGSLCPKGSGVLDYIKSESRVKYPEYRAPGSNEWQRISWDEAIERIARLMKADRDSNLLEKNDDGTTVNRWTTTGWLVTSAASNETGWLAFKIARALGMLSLETQARVCHGPSVSSLAATFGRGAMTNNWNDIKNSNVVIVMGGNAAEAHPVGFKWAMEAKINNGAELIVVDPRFNRTASVADHYVPIRSGSDIAFLLGIINHLIINDEINHEYLLANSNASLLVRDDYNFDVNDGLFTGYEEGHHKYDQSSWTYQTDEKGYALRDKTLQNPRCVWQLLKNHVSRYTPEVVNNITGTPIDSFIHVCESLASTKTNDRAATFLYALGWTQHSYGSQIIRCAAMIQLLLGNIGVMGGGINALRGHSNIQGLTDVGLLSTRLPAYLDLPKENQITLEQYLNEKTPKPFGPNEINYWANYPKFFVSFMKSMFGEHATKENNWGFDWLPKWDKTYDVLRFSKMMRDGAANGFICQGFNPLAAFPDKNAVRDGLSKLKFLISIDPMPTETAEFWKNYGESNDVNPSMIQTEVFRLPSNCFAEENGTIVNSSRWLQWHWAAAKPPADAMPDPEILSRIFLRMKELYREEGGPCQEPINNLVWDYKIPHEPSGEELAKDYNGRALADLKDANGNIVVKKGQQLSGFAQLKDDGSTSCGIWIFCGSWTEQGNQMARRDPADPSGKGIHAGWAWAWPMNRRILYNRASADSQGRPYDPNKLLIEWNGSSWVGNDVPDFTATLPPSSGAGAFIMNNDGLGGLFCLNRLVDGPFPEHYEPFETPISTNPLHPKQITNPAARIFKEDLERLGNAQEFPYVGTTYCITEHFHFWTQHARLNAITQPQQFIEISENLANKKGIKLGDTVKVSSYRGYVKAKAVVTKRMPTLMVDGKEIETIGVPIVWGYTGVTKKGFLANGLTPTVGDANSQTPEYKSFLVNVEKVSSDALDA; from the coding sequence ATGCTATTTAACCGTAGACAGTTCTTCAAGATCTGTGCGGGTGGTATGGCTGGAACCACTGCCGCAACCCTCGGTTTTGCCCCTAATGTCGCATTGGCACAAACTCGCGAATACAAATTACTCAAATCAAAAGAAACTCGAAATAATTGCACTTACTGTTCTGTTGGTTGTGGAATGTTACTTTATAGCAGAGGAGATGGCGCCAAAAATGTAGTGCAATCAATTTTTCATGTTGAAGGTGATCCTGACCATCCTGTAAGCCGTGGTTCTTTGTGTCCTAAGGGCTCAGGTGTCCTTGATTATATTAAGAGTGAAAGCCGTGTAAAATATCCAGAATATCGAGCTCCTGGTTCTAATGAATGGCAACGAATTAGCTGGGATGAGGCTATTGAGCGCATTGCTAGGTTGATGAAAGCAGATCGTGATAGCAATTTACTTGAAAAAAATGATGACGGCACTACTGTTAACCGTTGGACGACTACCGGTTGGTTAGTTACATCAGCCGCCAGTAATGAAACGGGCTGGCTTGCATTTAAAATAGCAAGAGCACTAGGTATGTTAAGTCTCGAAACTCAAGCTAGAGTCTGCCATGGCCCATCAGTTTCTAGTCTTGCGGCAACCTTTGGCCGTGGGGCGATGACCAACAATTGGAATGATATTAAGAATTCAAATGTTGTGATAGTTATGGGGGGGAATGCTGCTGAAGCCCATCCCGTCGGCTTCAAATGGGCAATGGAAGCTAAGATAAATAATGGTGCAGAATTAATTGTAGTTGATCCTCGCTTTAACCGTACCGCATCCGTTGCTGATCATTATGTGCCTATTCGTTCTGGTTCGGATATTGCCTTTTTGCTTGGTATCATAAACCACTTAATTATCAATGATGAAATTAATCATGAGTATTTACTAGCAAATAGTAATGCAAGTTTACTTGTGCGTGACGATTATAATTTTGATGTCAATGACGGTTTATTTACCGGTTACGAAGAGGGACATCATAAATATGATCAATCAAGTTGGACATATCAAACTGATGAAAAAGGTTATGCTTTACGGGATAAAACATTACAAAATCCACGCTGCGTGTGGCAATTATTAAAAAATCATGTTAGCAGATATACACCGGAAGTTGTTAACAACATTACTGGCACACCTATCGATAGTTTTATTCATGTATGTGAGTCGCTGGCAAGCACAAAAACCAACGATCGCGCAGCAACTTTTTTATATGCACTAGGCTGGACACAGCATAGTTATGGCTCTCAAATAATCCGTTGTGCAGCAATGATACAGCTTCTTTTAGGTAATATTGGTGTAATGGGAGGAGGTATTAATGCACTCCGTGGTCACTCTAACATTCAAGGATTGACCGATGTCGGCTTATTATCAACCCGTTTACCTGCTTATCTTGACTTGCCAAAAGAGAATCAAATAACACTTGAACAGTATCTAAATGAAAAGACACCAAAACCATTTGGACCTAATGAAATAAACTACTGGGCTAATTATCCTAAATTTTTTGTTAGCTTTATGAAATCGATGTTTGGAGAACACGCTACAAAAGAGAATAATTGGGGCTTTGATTGGCTACCAAAATGGGATAAAACATACGATGTTTTACGATTTAGTAAAATGATGCGTGATGGAGCGGCCAATGGCTTCATTTGCCAAGGTTTTAATCCTCTAGCAGCTTTCCCAGATAAAAATGCCGTACGCGATGGACTTTCTAAACTAAAATTTTTAATTAGTATTGATCCAATGCCAACCGAAACTGCTGAATTTTGGAAAAATTATGGCGAATCGAATGACGTCAATCCGAGCATGATTCAAACGGAGGTATTCCGTTTACCATCGAACTGCTTTGCGGAAGAAAATGGCACAATTGTTAACTCATCACGCTGGCTACAATGGCATTGGGCGGCGGCGAAACCACCTGCAGATGCGATGCCTGATCCTGAAATTCTTTCTCGTATTTTCCTACGAATGAAAGAACTCTATCGAGAAGAAGGTGGACCGTGTCAAGAACCTATTAACAACTTGGTGTGGGATTATAAAATTCCTCATGAACCGTCTGGTGAAGAGTTAGCTAAAGACTATAATGGTCGCGCACTTGCTGATCTAAAAGATGCTAACGGTAATATTGTTGTCAAAAAAGGGCAACAATTAAGTGGCTTTGCGCAATTAAAAGATGATGGTTCTACATCGTGTGGAATTTGGATTTTCTGTGGCAGCTGGACTGAGCAAGGTAACCAGATGGCGAGAAGAGATCCTGCTGATCCATCTGGAAAAGGGATTCATGCTGGTTGGGCATGGGCATGGCCAATGAATCGCCGAATACTTTACAACCGAGCTTCAGCAGATAGTCAAGGTAGGCCATATGATCCAAATAAATTACTTATCGAGTGGAATGGTTCAAGCTGGGTAGGCAATGATGTTCCAGACTTTACTGCGACGCTACCACCAAGCTCTGGTGCTGGTGCATTTATTATGAATAATGATGGTTTAGGAGGATTGTTCTGCTTAAATCGATTAGTTGATGGTCCATTCCCTGAGCACTATGAGCCATTTGAAACGCCTATTAGTACTAATCCTCTGCATCCAAAACAAATAACCAATCCAGCTGCTCGAATTTTTAAAGAGGATTTGGAACGCCTAGGTAATGCACAAGAGTTCCCTTATGTTGGTACCACATATTGCATTACAGAACATTTCCATTTTTGGACTCAGCATGCAAGGCTTAATGCAATAACGCAACCGCAGCAATTTATTGAAATTAGTGAAAACTTAGCAAATAAAAAAGGAATTAAGCTAGGCGATACCGTAAAAGTCAGTTCATATCGAGGTTATGTCAAGGCGAAGGCTGTAGTGACTAAACGAATGCCAACACTAATGGTAGATGGAAAAGAGATTGAAACAATCGGCGTCCCTATTGTATGGGGATATACAGGAGTAACAAAAAAAGGCTTTTTGGCAAATGGATTAACGCCAACTGTTGGTGATGCAAATTCACAAACGCCAGAATATAAATCTTTTTTAGTTAATGTCGAGAAAGTTTCTTCCGATGCCTTAGATGCGTAG
- the lpxL gene encoding LpxL/LpxP family Kdo(2)-lipid IV(A) lauroyl/palmitoleoyl acyltransferase, with the protein MITTQEIYPHFTKSLLHPKYWLTWIVIGIWYLILLLPYPIIYQLGQGIGLLIPKIMRKRRETARQNIKLCFPDLSEQERNNMLRDNFISTGVAVFETGMAWFWPDKRIKKHSTIIGDEYIKQAQQAKQGVLLLGVHFLTLELGGRILGMSHPGVGVYRPNDNKVLDYVQLKGRLKSNKYMIGRYNTKGMIRALKNGELLWYAPDHDYGPKNSVFAPFFAVNKAATTVGTSILVKLGQPAIIPFTPKRERNGKYTVFVSPPLPNYPLGDDIAAATFMNKAIENEILKAPEQYMWLHRRFKTRPKGEASLYSNEVQSN; encoded by the coding sequence GTGATTACTACCCAAGAAATTTACCCGCATTTTACCAAAAGTCTGCTTCATCCCAAATATTGGCTAACCTGGATTGTAATTGGTATTTGGTATTTAATACTTTTACTTCCTTACCCGATTATTTATCAGCTAGGACAAGGCATCGGTCTACTCATTCCTAAAATTATGCGTAAGCGTCGAGAGACTGCCCGCCAAAATATAAAACTTTGCTTTCCTGATTTATCAGAACAAGAACGAAATAACATGTTACGAGATAATTTTATTTCGACTGGCGTTGCGGTCTTTGAAACTGGCATGGCATGGTTTTGGCCTGATAAACGGATAAAAAAGCATTCAACAATTATTGGTGATGAATATATAAAGCAAGCACAACAAGCAAAGCAAGGAGTATTATTGCTCGGCGTCCACTTTTTAACTTTAGAGCTTGGTGGAAGAATTCTTGGCATGAGCCATCCAGGTGTCGGAGTGTATCGACCAAATGATAATAAAGTATTGGATTACGTTCAATTAAAAGGTCGTTTAAAATCAAATAAGTATATGATTGGTCGTTATAACACTAAAGGCATGATTCGAGCGTTAAAAAATGGCGAGTTGCTTTGGTATGCGCCAGATCATGATTATGGACCGAAAAATAGCGTTTTTGCACCTTTTTTTGCAGTAAACAAAGCTGCAACGACTGTTGGGACGAGCATTTTAGTCAAACTAGGACAACCCGCTATCATCCCTTTTACGCCAAAACGTGAACGCAATGGTAAATATACCGTATTTGTCAGTCCGCCACTGCCAAATTATCCACTCGGTGATGATATTGCAGCGGCAACATTTATGAACAAAGCGATTGAAAATGAAATATTAAAAGCCCCAGAGCAGTATATGTGGCTGCATCGGCGCTTTAAAACTCGGCCGAAAGGTGAGGCTTCATTGTATTCAAATGAAGTACAAAGTAATTAA
- the lpxL gene encoding LpxL/LpxP family Kdo(2)-lipid IV(A) lauroyl/palmitoleoyl acyltransferase produces the protein MNNSQEIHAKFTKQLLHPRYWLTWLGIGLLYVLVLLPYPIIYQLGKYLGLFAYKMIGKRKETARQNLKLCFPNYSVSEREKMLHQNFISTGMAIFETGMAWFWSDKRLRNHVRIIGDEHIKQAQQVGQGVLLIGIHFLTLELGARILGMSHPGVGVYRPNDNLVMDYIQLKGRLKSNKYMLDRYNTKGMIRALKKGELVWYAPDHDYGAKNSVFAPFFAVEKAATTIGTTILVKLGQPAIIPFTPKRENNGQYILSVAPALKNYPLDDDVAAAIFMNKAIENEILKAPEQYMWLHRRFKTRPKGEKPLYSDNVQHD, from the coding sequence ATGAACAACAGCCAAGAAATCCACGCGAAATTCACTAAACAGTTACTTCATCCTCGTTATTGGTTAACATGGTTGGGAATTGGTTTGTTATATGTTTTAGTTCTTCTCCCCTATCCTATTATTTATCAGTTAGGTAAATACTTAGGATTATTTGCTTATAAAATGATAGGCAAGCGAAAAGAAACTGCTCGTCAAAATCTTAAACTCTGCTTCCCTAATTACTCAGTATCTGAACGAGAAAAAATGCTTCATCAGAATTTTATCTCAACAGGAATGGCCATTTTTGAAACAGGAATGGCATGGTTTTGGTCTGACAAACGTCTAAGAAATCATGTTAGAATTATTGGTGATGAGCATATCAAACAAGCACAGCAAGTTGGTCAAGGAGTATTATTAATTGGTATTCATTTCTTAACTCTTGAGTTAGGTGCTCGTATACTCGGAATGAGTCATCCTGGAGTCGGAGTATACCGTCCTAACGACAATTTAGTGATGGATTATATACAGCTAAAAGGCCGTTTAAAATCGAACAAATATATGTTAGATCGCTATAACACTAAAGGAATGATTCGCGCCCTAAAAAAAGGAGAATTAGTTTGGTATGCACCTGATCATGACTACGGCGCTAAAAATAGCGTATTTGCACCATTCTTTGCAGTTGAAAAAGCAGCAACTACAATTGGCACTACTATTTTAGTCAAGCTTGGCCAGCCTGCAATTATACCATTTACGCCCAAACGCGAAAACAATGGCCAATATATCCTATCAGTCGCGCCTGCACTCAAAAATTATCCTCTGGATGATGATGTTGCAGCTGCAATATTTATGAACAAAGCGATTGAAAATGAAATATTGAAAGCACCAGAACAATATATGTGGCTTCACCGTCGCTTTAAAACTCGTCCTAAAGGAGAAAAACCGTTATATTCAGATAATGTACAGCATGATTAA
- the bamE gene encoding outer membrane protein assembly factor BamE has translation MFSYRSITILVITMLLLSGCSFVNRWVYRPDINQGNYITQSEIDKLKVGQTKEQVVYIMGNPMLSSVFTDNVWYYIFRELPEHGYVSQKTYTVIFDQRGKVTDVKISSFGKETLQQMDNEPETD, from the coding sequence ATGTTCTCATATCGTTCAATTACTATATTAGTTATTACCATGCTTTTATTAAGTGGGTGCTCATTTGTCAACCGCTGGGTTTATCGGCCTGATATTAATCAGGGAAACTATATCACTCAAAGCGAAATTGACAAGCTAAAAGTAGGTCAAACTAAAGAACAAGTAGTTTATATTATGGGCAATCCTATGTTGTCATCGGTATTTACTGATAATGTTTGGTATTATATTTTCCGAGAGCTACCTGAACATGGTTATGTTAGTCAAAAAACATACACAGTTATTTTCGACCAAAGAGGCAAAGTGACTGATGTTAAAATATCATCTTTCGGTAAAGAAACACTTCAACAAATGGATAACGAACCAGAGACCGATTAA
- a CDS encoding GFA family protein codes for MLTGSCLCGEISYQVTMESNVDAIIFCHCQRCRKWSGTAFNSAIVIKASEFQFLSGQDTIKKFSINGVNRHFCGQCGSNLFTSRDNNKEFYRLRAGTIDTPVDPKQRIHIYADAKANWDTICDGGTKFSENIK; via the coding sequence ATGTTAACCGGAAGCTGCCTCTGTGGAGAAATTAGTTATCAAGTGACGATGGAAAGTAATGTTGATGCTATTATATTTTGCCATTGCCAGCGCTGTCGTAAATGGAGTGGCACAGCATTTAATTCAGCAATAGTGATAAAAGCGAGTGAATTTCAGTTTTTAAGCGGACAAGATACAATCAAAAAATTTTCTATTAATGGCGTAAACCGCCATTTTTGTGGTCAATGTGGTTCAAATCTATTTACTTCACGAGATAATAATAAAGAGTTTTACCGTTTGAGAGCTGGAACGATTGACACCCCAGTTGATCCTAAACAAAGAATTCATATTTATGCCGACGCTAAAGCCAATTGGGATACCATTTGTGATGGTGGCACGAAGTTTAGCGAAAATATCAAATAA
- the dusA gene encoding tRNA dihydrouridine(20/20a) synthase DusA, which translates to MKSILNKFSVAPMLDWTDRHCRYFHRILTKQTLLYSEMVTTGAILFGKGDYLAFNQEEHPISLQLGGSDPKALAKCAKLAQERGYDEINLNVGCPSDRVQNGMFGACLMGNANLVADCIKAMQDQVSIPVTVKTRVGIDEYDSYLFLCQFIEHIMPYSQSFIIHARKAWLSGLSPKENREVPPLDYARVYKLKQDYPQLMIAINGGIKTIDEIKIHLEHVDGVMVGREAYQNPLLLSQIDQQIFADSRAIVSPIEAIKQLYPYIDKALSQGAQLNHIMRHTLGIFNGKKGAKQWRRYLSENAHKKGAGIEVVDAALKFVLDSDNIS; encoded by the coding sequence ATGAAATCGATCCTTAATAAATTTTCCGTTGCCCCAATGCTTGATTGGACCGATCGGCATTGTCGCTATTTTCATCGAATTTTAACCAAGCAGACGTTACTTTATAGTGAAATGGTGACAACCGGTGCAATTCTTTTTGGTAAGGGTGATTATTTAGCTTTTAATCAAGAAGAGCATCCAATTAGTTTACAATTGGGAGGAAGCGATCCGAAAGCATTAGCCAAGTGTGCTAAACTTGCTCAAGAACGAGGTTATGATGAAATTAACCTTAATGTGGGCTGCCCATCTGATCGTGTGCAAAATGGTATGTTTGGTGCTTGTTTAATGGGTAATGCCAATTTAGTCGCCGATTGTATTAAGGCCATGCAAGACCAAGTTAGTATTCCCGTTACCGTGAAAACTCGAGTCGGTATTGATGAATACGATAGTTATCTATTTTTATGTCAGTTTATTGAGCATATTATGCCTTACAGCCAAAGCTTTATTATACATGCACGCAAAGCTTGGTTATCAGGTTTAAGCCCGAAAGAGAATAGAGAGGTTCCCCCGCTTGATTATGCGAGAGTGTACAAATTAAAACAAGATTATCCCCAGTTAATGATAGCTATTAATGGAGGGATTAAAACTATCGATGAAATTAAGATCCATTTAGAGCATGTTGATGGCGTGATGGTTGGGCGCGAAGCTTACCAAAACCCTCTTTTACTAAGCCAAATCGATCAGCAAATTTTTGCTGATAGCCGGGCTATAGTTAGTCCTATTGAAGCAATTAAGCAACTTTATCCCTATATTGATAAGGCGTTATCACAAGGTGCACAGCTTAATCATATTATGCGTCATACATTAGGTATTTTTAATGGTAAAAAGGGAGCGAAACAATGGCGGCGCTACTTGAGCGAAAATGCACATAAAAAGGGTGCGGGAATTGAGGTGGTTGATGCCGCGCTTAAGTTTGTTTTAGATAGTGATAATATTAGTTAA
- the prfC gene encoding peptide chain release factor 3, with protein sequence MTEKAYLDEVATRRTFAIISHPDAGKTTITEKVLLFGHAIQTAGTVKGRGANAQHAKSDWMEMEKQRGISITTSVMQFPYADCLVNLLDTPGHEDFSEDTYRTLTAVDSCLMVIDAAKGVEDRTRKLMEVTRLRNTPILTFMNKLDRDIRDPMELLDEVESELNIMCAPITWPIGCGKLFKGVYHLAKDVTYLYQTGKGHTIQEVRIIAGLNNSELDNAVGDDLANQLREELELVQGASNEFDLEAFLSGDLTPVFFGTALGNFGVDHMLDGLTQWAPTPQPRKTDKREVAAKEEKFSGFVFKIQANMDPKHRDRVAFLRIVSGKYEKGMKLRHVRTGKDVAIADALTFMAGDREQVEEAYAGDIIGLHNHGTIQIGDTFTQGEELKFTGIPNFAPELFRRIRLKDPLKQKQLLKGLVQLSEEGAVQVFRPLINNDLIVGAVGVLQFDVVVARLKSEYNVEAIYESINITTARWVECDDVKKLEEFKRKCEMNLALDGGDNLSYIAPSMVNLNLTQERYPDVLFRKTREH encoded by the coding sequence ATGACAGAAAAGGCTTATTTAGACGAAGTGGCAACACGCCGTACTTTCGCGATTATTTCTCACCCCGATGCGGGTAAAACAACCATTACCGAAAAAGTTCTACTATTCGGGCACGCTATTCAAACTGCAGGCACAGTAAAAGGGCGAGGAGCGAATGCTCAGCATGCTAAATCCGATTGGATGGAAATGGAAAAACAACGTGGTATATCGATTACAACCTCAGTGATGCAATTCCCTTATGCTGATTGCTTAGTCAATCTACTCGATACTCCAGGGCATGAAGATTTCTCGGAAGATACCTACCGAACCTTAACTGCTGTAGATAGCTGTTTAATGGTTATTGATGCGGCAAAAGGGGTTGAAGATCGAACGCGTAAATTGATGGAAGTTACTCGTTTACGTAATACACCTATTTTGACCTTTATGAATAAACTTGATCGAGATATTCGTGATCCAATGGAGCTACTTGATGAAGTTGAAAGTGAGCTTAATATTATGTGTGCGCCAATTACTTGGCCGATCGGTTGCGGAAAATTATTTAAAGGCGTTTATCATTTAGCTAAAGATGTAACTTATCTTTACCAAACAGGTAAAGGACATACTATTCAAGAGGTTAGAATTATTGCGGGATTGAATAATTCCGAGCTAGATAACGCGGTAGGTGACGATTTAGCTAACCAGCTGCGTGAAGAGCTTGAATTAGTTCAAGGCGCATCAAATGAGTTTGATTTAGAGGCATTTTTATCAGGCGATCTAACCCCCGTGTTTTTTGGTACCGCGTTAGGTAACTTCGGTGTTGATCATATGCTTGATGGCTTAACACAGTGGGCGCCAACACCGCAGCCGCGTAAAACGGATAAGCGAGAAGTCGCAGCAAAAGAAGAAAAATTTAGCGGTTTTGTTTTTAAAATTCAAGCCAATATGGATCCCAAACATCGTGATCGCGTCGCTTTTTTACGTATTGTATCGGGTAAATATGAAAAAGGCATGAAGTTGCGGCATGTACGTACCGGTAAAGATGTGGCGATTGCCGATGCTTTAACTTTTATGGCAGGAGATCGTGAGCAGGTTGAAGAGGCTTACGCTGGTGATATCATCGGTTTGCATAATCACGGTACAATCCAAATCGGTGACACCTTTACTCAAGGTGAGGAGCTTAAATTTACCGGTATTCCAAACTTTGCTCCTGAGTTATTCCGTCGTATTCGTTTAAAAGATCCGCTTAAGCAAAAACAGCTACTAAAAGGCTTAGTTCAGTTATCAGAAGAAGGGGCGGTACAGGTATTTCGTCCACTTATTAACAATGATTTAATTGTTGGTGCAGTCGGTGTACTGCAGTTTGATGTTGTTGTGGCACGTTTAAAGTCCGAATATAACGTCGAAGCAATCTATGAATCAATCAATATTACAACTGCGCGCTGGGTTGAATGTGATGATGTTAAAAAGCTTGAAGAATTTAAACGTAAATGTGAAATGAATCTTGCCTTAGATGGCGGAGATAATTTAAGTTATATTGCACCAAGTATGGTCAATTTAAATTTAACGCAAGAACGCTATCCTGACGTTTTATTTAGAAAAACACGAGAACATTAA